The Dunckerocampus dactyliophorus isolate RoL2022-P2 chromosome 16, RoL_Ddac_1.1, whole genome shotgun sequence nucleotide sequence AGTGAATTTGTACAAATAACAATCATTGGGATTTTATTCATCGTACAGTGAATGGTCAACAACATCACCTTATCTTATCTCCAACAAGCATCTCCACATCACAGACGCAACAATCACACAATTAGCCATttggcagctgtgtgtgtgtgtgtgtgtgtgtgcgcgtgtgtgcgtgtgtgtgtgtgtgtgtttccagttACAAGCTAGCACTGCAAgccaacacacaaaacacagctCTAACACTTTCCCTCTGAATCGCTTTCTTCTTCTCCATGAGCGTTTATACACTGAGATTGAAAGTAACTCatcttcttaaaggaaaagttcactttttggggggggtcaTCCACATCCTGTGTgtcctaaagatataaaaacagctaaaaagaggcagctaagaatgcacgtaacgggacgcacctattccgcctgtaaagccttctgaagCAACGCTCCttttaccgtattttctggactacaAGTCTCTCTGGAGTGTGAGtggcaccagccaaaaatgcacaatgaagaagttGAAAACATATGTAAGTCGTACTGggctataagtcacattttgggggggaaatgtctttgataaaatcagagcctaagaacagacatttcatcttgaaaggcaggttataataataacaataacatggcgaacaggctaaataggcgtctgcTAACGTAACACTTATTCAGATTATAGTTATTCAGCCTAAACAACATCACAAGTTTATTTGCACTTGCAATCTGCACGCTAGGATCTTTCTCACTTGTCTTTATAAGCTGGTGTTTACCTTGTACATTTTCGGTGGTAcgggagtgataggagtagcagaaactggcacacaagcctacaGCGTCCgctcgtggctgtcagtgtgaaaaaaatatatataagtcGCTTCAGAGTACAAGTCTCAGgcccagccaaaccatgaaaaaaggtGTGACttgtagtccggaaaatacggtacagaATGCATACATATACGTACATATTGTTAtaaacattgttacacccaacAACTACCTTTCTGGCgcagtgacacctcgccacgccACAGCGGcgagctactagccggctagcgactagcttcaccacacatgaGCTAAAGGTGACGCTACATAGTGGCgctgccgccgctgctgctgtgtttttgtttttgacactAGGTGTAACGTTGGAGATGTTTTCATAGGCGCAATAGGTGTGTCACATGACGTGCAttcattacctgcctctttttacccgtttttatatctttagaatgcacagaaaagagaaatacatgTGTTCACgtcccacataaggattgtgggtgatgggcgacattccccccaaaagtgcacttttcctttaaagcccAATCATTCTGTATATAAAAGCGTTATTCCCCAAATATACACTTCATGAATCctttttgaaggttttcacaCAGAATGaagaatggggaaaaaaaagaacttcACAGTCCTGAGAGAGCTTTTTGGTCAAATGCGATGAACGTGACAATCATAATCTAAAACCTTCACCATTGTCTGGAGATGGTTTTTTTCAATACTGAAAGGTGatttaaatttgaaaaatgtgtacatgcaTATCCTACATATTATTGTAGAATGATTTTTTGGAGAGGTCCCTAAACCCCCAAAAAGTCAACCATTCCAGTGCATGTCTGTATGTACGTTTATTGCTCCATCAGTGAGGTCCCATTTTGAATACAATCACCTGCAGACAATCACATTCATGTACAGAGATGTACGTGTTCATTAAATAgaaacaaatacattaaaatcaatcaatcaatgaaataaatactgaTTTGCCTTGAAAATGCTAGTCTTTACCACACAGTTCCTTCGCTCACCTCTGACGAGGGCTGCGACAGCTGGTTGGTGTATCCGTTATCGCCGAGGGTGACGGCGGTGAAAGGGGTGCCGGGCCCACACATCTCACTGGAGATGCTGTGCATTGAGCCCGGTCCGCTGGGCTCCGGACTGGGCGAGTTCATGGGATGGTGGACTACCGGGTCGGGGAAACACTGCACCTCTCCCGGACAGTGGTGCCCGGGGTGGCGGTGCTCGATGGCCCCCAGTGGGGTGCCAGCGGGGACGGCGGAGGGCACGAATCCCAAGTCTGCTGGTGTCTGAGCCTGGGATGACGGCGGGCCTTGGAAGTACTCGTAATTCCCGCCTTGGCCGTAGTATTCAGGAGGATAATCTGCAGCCATtcaaaaggggggggggggattagcATACATACCTGCACTTGAAAATGATGAGCGGCAAACAAGAGGAATTCTGGTCTTTCCACCAGGGTGACCCATTTCTGAGCCCATCAGAAAGGTACTGTTTGGCCACACCTGGCAGccattttttcttgtttctaGAGCTGCTCTAATTGAACAGTTCATTTGGGGTTTTTAGGCTTGTTGTTTGCAGGCATGGCATGTAAAGCCAACATGTTATTTGTTTCCatgcaaccacacacacattttagtcACAGCGGCCGTCCAAACTGCTATTTTTGTCATGAAATgatgtaattaaaaataatatttgaattattattatgtagtTACATTATTATGTCAAGGAAAAGTCAGCTTTATTGTCACTCAGGACGATGCACTGATAAatattacagctgcaacaatgaatcaaTGACTCATCGACAGCTattttgctattattattattcgatTCAGCGTTTTTTCCACGTAAAAATGTCAATCACCTCTGATTTCACATCCCTCCAATGTGAACATCTCTAACGGACTTGTTATTTGTccttcttttgtttgtgtttgaggtcaaacaagatattcacacacatcagcattGACCCCCCcccagcctccttgttgtggctccttCCAGTCATgccaaaaatcataaaaaatgatTATGAATGTATTATGTTACTTTgaatgtttttgaatgtttaaatGTCGATGGCCCCTTGCTTTGCCTGCAGGGATTGAGTATGCAATCCCCAAGGTAAGCTAACCATCAATACATCAAAAGAGAATAAAAAATCATCAACATCGGGCGCAGTCATGTGTGAAGAGCAACATCCTGTCATATCTTGTCATCTATGTTATTATATCTATCTTATCTTATCCTATATGTTATCATATCGACCGTGtgttatcatatcatatatggTATCGTATCATACATAGTATCATATCTACAGCATCTTATCTTATCCTATATGTTATTATATCCACAGTAtgttatcatatcatatatgtTATCATATCTACAGCATGTTAtcatatcatatacagtatcatatcatatatgtTATTATATCTACAGCATGTTATcatatcacatacagtatcatatcCTATATGTTATCATATCTACCGTATGTTATAATAATGTTCATATATGGTATCGTATCATATATAGTATCATATCTACAGCATGTTATCTTATCATATACGGTATCATATCCTATATGTTATCATATCTCCAGCATGTTATCTTATCATATACGGTATCATATCCTCTATGTTATCATATCTCCAGCATGTTATCTTATCATATACGGTATCATATCCTCTATGTTATCATATCTCCAGCATGCTATCATATCATATACGGTATCATATCCTCTATGTTATCATATCTCCAGCATGTTATCTAATCTTATCCTACTGTACATGTTATCAGATGTTATGGGGAAATCAGAAACATTCCTACATTTATGTTTGCTTTTTCCAAACTGCCGAGCTGCAACTGTTTATTTCTTTCTTAATGATACGAAAGTGGGCTCGGATTGCCGTTAATGTGACACAAATGACCTGAGAAAGGCCTTGCAAAGTGCACTCCTGACTGTTCTGTTCTGATGCTCTAACATCTAAAACTGAAAAAGACTAAAACTCATGTTGCGTTTGCATCTCCagactgtttttatttactttaaaaggGGGCAAGGTGGCTGACCCCTGGTCCAGGGTACACCTATTAAGCTTCATATGAATGGGCTAAGAAAGGaatggttagttgcagccctggtAACTACGCAGTCTATTTCTACATTGTACCAGCATTCCAGCAATGTTTGCTCACCTCCATAGTAGGAGAAATGTCCAAGCTCTGGAGTGTCCATCCTCTCCCCCAAAGACCTCATCCTTCTGGGGCTGCGAAAGAACATGTGTCTCCTGGCACTCAGGGCACTCAGCTGCTTCATGCGCCTCTCTTTGGACCTCCGGTTTTGGAACCACACCTTTTTTGGGGGAACAAGATGAAATTAAAAGCACTGATAATAAAATTTAATCTACAATGGAAAACATTCTTGGCCCATTCAACTGGCGAAAGCAAATTCACCCGCTGCCTTAAAATTGCTATTCAACTCAGGCGCTGTCTTGGTTTTGGCGAACAAACTCACGTTTATAAAGTAGAAATCCTCAGCAGGACTTGAACCCGCGTATCCCACGTCGTAGAATTGACTGTTAAGCACTTAACAGCATAGCATGAGGACATAATAAAAACTGGGGACCAACAACCGGTCGCAGGGTGGAAaggaaaagaacaaaaaagtcaacaacCAAATGTCCCTTTGACTCTTAATTAACATCTTAGGCCAATTCACAAGTTTTGTCCATCCGCAATGGAAAGTAGTCCCCTTTTGTTTTCGTTGGTAACTTACACATTGTAGCTAAATGGACGCTCCGTGATCAGCCCGAGGTTAACACGACACACAAACTTAAGTTCAACTTCAGAAAACGTACAAGCTTACGTTTCACACTCAAAACTTGTCATAGCTCTTCAAATTAACGCGAATGAGTAACGTGAAGTGGCTAAAGTGTAAGGTTATCCAAAGGTATGATGCGATGCTGGCTACCTAGCTTAGTCGGCAATGTTTTATCCTACGGCGTGGACGACCAGGGTTCCAATTCCAGCTTGACTTTTTTACTTTATAAACGAAATTTTGTTAGTCAAAATAAAGACAACACTTAACTTGACTTGAATTGCAATTTTAAGGCAGCGGGTGAACTTACATAAAGTTGAAAGGACTAAAAACGCTGTAGACGACACGGCAAGGATTTCTTACTGCTTTGCGCGCAAATGAAAAAAGGAGAAAATCGCAGCATTGCAGCAGCAAAAAAAGAATATTCCCAGTGCATCTATACCTGGATGACCCTCATGTTGAGACCGGTCTCCCGCGACAGCTGCTCCCTGATGTGTCTCGTGGGCTTCGGTGTGGCCGCAAAAGCCGCTTTCAGGGTCTCCAGCTGCTTGGCCTTGATGGTGGTCCGAGGGCCGCGTCTCTTCCCCACGGCGCCCTGCTCGTCGTTCTCGTTGGGGCACACGTCTTTATCCGACAAATGGCCCGGTTCCGAGTCCTTGCCGTCGTCCTGCTGCAGGTCCTGCGAGTCCGGAGACAAACTGGGCTCGCTGCATGTTGTCACTGGAAATAAGGAAAGAAAAGATTTCAGTGCATATTTAGGCCATGGgatcacattattattattattattattattattattattattattattattattattattattattagaattattatAATTTGCTTGTAATTGATCTTGCACAAAACTGGATTttcatactactactactaaaggatgtaaaaaaaatgctattattattgttataaaaacaaacacattgccAGTGGATTCATTATGATTACTCGTTTATTATATAAAACATTCTAATCATATGAACGCCACAAATGACAGACACGAGCCTAATAATGTTCAATTAATTTTCCACTCtatttaatttaacaaaaatcattattttgtgatttatttggattgtttttaataagataaataataataaaaaaaacttcagaCATGAAGCCACAGCATTAAAAGTAAATATCAGAgcaacaaatatgcaccaaaGTAACCAAAACAAGAGTGCGCAAAGTGAGTTGTAGTAAAAGtcaacacacataaaaaatagaaaaatatgaaTATCGGATAAAAAGGAGGTATTTCTTCGTTTGAACCTGAGAGGTGGATGGCGTCCTTGGCGTTGCTGCTGTTGTGGTAGTCCTCCTTGCAAACGAACTTGAATTCGTCCAGGATGTAAAGCTCCTCTCCGGTGGACAGCTGCTTGTTGCACATGACGCAAGTGAAGCAGTTGAGGTGGAACACTTTGCTCTTGGCTCTGCGGACAAGATCGCTGGGGAGAATCCCCTGGGAGCATCCTCCACACTTGGTCCCGAACCTCCTGTGCGGGCGACAAGACAGCGCGGATGTTGCAAATGTGAGGCGTGCTGCACGTGCACTGTGCACAAAAAGAATGAAGGGCTAAATGGCGTATGTGGACAAACGCACTGGAACTGGAATGATTAGAAAAGGCTTGGAattgagctgtttttttatcatcataataacagaAATACCAAACAATGATGTTACGAtattattaaatacaaattcaaTGATTGTAATTGCACAATATTGATACGCATTACTGTTTATCTAtttttgcattgcattttaggtattttctttttgatttgacatttttattcttgttttattcttactgtactgtaaaagtGGCTACAAGTATCTAACAGTAGTAATAGTGATAATATTGCTTTATATACGATATGATcgttaataataagaagaatgtaagtaaaaaaagaaaagaaaaagagaagtaagataaataaaatacaataaaaatgattacgATGCAAGCAACTTCCCCCCAGCTTCTTTGCAAATGTTGGTTTGGTTGCGCTGAAGTGAGTGTTGCATACTTGCCTAAAGAAGTCATTCTTGCAGTAGAGTCTTCCTTCCCGGGAAAAGCACTTTTCTGTCAACGTGCATTTGCAGTCGCAGCATTGCACGCACTGAATGTGCCAAGGTCGGTCCAGAACTTTCAGCAAGAACCGGTCTAGAATTGGCTTTTCGCAATTTGCACACTGAATCATCGCGTGGATTTaattccaacacacacacacacacacgcacacacacacacacacacacacacacacacacacacacacacgggcagtGTTTGACGTTTATTCCAGTCTCCTCGTCACCTCGGCGTTCTCATCCAGGGATTGCCTTTGCATCCAAGTCAAGGTGAATATTTATCCAAGAAGAAAACCAAGCAATCCACACACGAGCAGCAGCTCCAAACAACAGGTCATTCGTGCAGCAGCATCATCAGCAGGAAAGCCCTAAAAGACCTGGCGGGCCCATCAAGGTGCTCCCATGCGGAGGTACGGAAAGCTTGCACCCACGTGGCGTGTCAGAATATCCCGGATGGCGTCTGGAAAaggtgaaaaacaacaacaggatgCCGTCGGTGTGCTCAACCTCGTCATTCGTGTCCCATTTCGCCAGTGTGGTCATGTCACCCACGGACGGGCGCGCTAATCAGCGCACTACTTAGGCTGCAGCCAATCACCTGCCGAGAAACCAGGGACGTCACATGGCGGACGACCAATGCGCGCGCGTTTACAATTTCAGTGTCAGGAAAAAGGAAAACACCACGTGCATAAAATTAAATGACCTCCAATCAAAATACAAATCACATTATATACACCCGTAtcatattacacacacacacacacgcacacacacacacacacacacacacacacacatatatatatatatatatatatatatatatacacagtatatacacatacacatacaatcatattatatacataaatacacaaTCACAACCACTTTATTGACATAAATACACAAtcaatcatatatatatatatatatatatatatatatttacaatcaTATTATATAGTAGATACATATACaatcatattatatatacaatCATATTATATAGTAGATAAATATACAATCATATTATATAGTAGATACATATACaatcatattatatatacaatCATATTATATAGTAGATAAATATACAATCATATTATATAGTAGATACATATACAATCATATTATATAGTAGATAAATATACaatcatattatatatacaatcatattatatatacaatCATATTATATAGTAGATACATATACAATCATATTATTTATACAATCATTTCACGCAGGGGTTGTCCAAAGGTTTTCCACCGTGGGACACATACTGAaagaaatcaaaggatgcggggaccACAATTTTataaaaggcttaaaaaaacaaataatttacataaatgtaaagacaaagctttgtgttattaattattagtacaCACACGGCAGCTTTTCTTTGGCTCTATCTTCcccattttaactttatttccaCAATGGGCCAATAATAAACCACCCCATGGCCCCCCCGGTCCGCACTTCATGTTATGAACATAGAAGTGTTTTACAAAGTGACAGACACAGCAAATATCAAAACGATGTGGTTCACATCAAACCTAAACAAAGTGTTGAACAAgggtacatttttacaaaatatatatttttatggaaATAACAATGCGGTATGAAACAATGTTTActgccaaaataaaaaataaaataaatacatcaacaacaagggtacatttaaaaaatatattgaaactCAACAATACTGTATGAAACAATgcttaatgcaaaaaaaaaaacaaatcctaccCCTCcctcaaaaatgaataaaatataaaaataatacacatgttaaaaatgcaccaccaacaacaacaagtggacatttttgattttgtcacatttgaaaCTCGGTGGCAACTTATTAGGAAATGAAGAACGACTACACATCATTTGTGTGGTTTGGACGTGTGAGTATCTTCAACAATCtttagtcttttattttgaGACAGATTTGGCAGAGAGCGTGAGCATCGGAAGCAGCACAGTGCTTTCCACACACGTTCATGATGTTCCTTCTACTAGTCTTTCAAAGGCTAACACTAACACTAGCAATACTAACACATGCAGTATATCCACAGACGCTTTCAATGGcaaatgacatgaaaaagtgtacccaatagagtagacatattaagagaaaataagacttagaaaacctgtttgccaccttctaaatatgctttttaccattagagccctctagacataaaataacacccctatagtcacctttacactcctattacccaatatagtagaaacacaaagaaaaaaaagacatataggacataatatagactcacacacgttagcattggtagaattttttgttgaaacttcctgtttctgtactTTGTGCAGTGACTATTGTCtcaccaatgtaacattaccgacCCATAGTGAtatcatcatgtctttgaatgcatctactgaatgccttatatttgtatttcacttcatgtagacattttgaTGCTGGTAAATGCTTCACTTAAtctaaacatgcatacaagttggttaaatatgcatattgtttgaccaatcacagcctgcGTTCAACCACAAAGTTACTATATTTTGTGACGTGGTGACAGATTAGTGTAttgtttttgctgtatttatttttctgtgctCTTTGAGCACCCTGGACAGCGCTGAAGTGGCGCTCGATTCCAATGAGCTGACACGAATGTTCCCGCCGCTAGCAGGGACGTTGTGATTC carries:
- the LOC129169095 gene encoding LIM/homeobox protein Lhx1-like isoform X1, which gives rise to MIQCANCEKPILDRFLLKVLDRPWHIQCVQCCDCKCTLTEKCFSREGRLYCKNDFFRRFGTKCGGCSQGILPSDLVRRAKSKVFHLNCFTCVMCNKQLSTGEELYILDEFKFVCKEDYHNSSNAKDAIHLSVTTCSEPSLSPDSQDLQQDDGKDSEPGHLSDKDVCPNENDEQGAVGKRRGPRTTIKAKQLETLKAAFAATPKPTRHIREQLSRETGLNMRVIQVWFQNRRSKERRMKQLSALSARRHMFFRSPRRMRSLGERMDTPELGHFSYYGDYPPEYYGQGGNYEYFQGPPSSQAQTPADLGFVPSAVPAGTPLGAIEHRHPGHHCPGEVQCFPDPVVHHPMNSPSPEPSGPGSMHSISSEMCGPGTPFTAVTLGDNGYTNQLSQPSSEVSEGTVW
- the LOC129169095 gene encoding LIM/homeobox protein Lhx1-like isoform X2 → MEKAGLSAFAGSRPSSLNRRGSERRFGTKCGGCSQGILPSDLVRRAKSKVFHLNCFTCVMCNKQLSTGEELYILDEFKFVCKEDYHNSSNAKDAIHLSVTTCSEPSLSPDSQDLQQDDGKDSEPGHLSDKDVCPNENDEQGAVGKRRGPRTTIKAKQLETLKAAFAATPKPTRHIREQLSRETGLNMRVIQVWFQNRRSKERRMKQLSALSARRHMFFRSPRRMRSLGERMDTPELGHFSYYGDYPPEYYGQGGNYEYFQGPPSSQAQTPADLGFVPSAVPAGTPLGAIEHRHPGHHCPGEVQCFPDPVVHHPMNSPSPEPSGPGSMHSISSEMCGPGTPFTAVTLGDNGYTNQLSQPSSEVSEGTVW